Below is a genomic region from Mesorhizobium sp..
CAGGGCGCCATGACGGCAGACACGACACAACCGGCATTGGCTCCCGGCGAGGATGCAAGCCTGCTCATCGTCGACGACGACAAGCCCTTCGTCACCCGCCTGGCGCGTGCCATGGAAAGCCGCGGCTTCGACGTCGAGACCGCCGAAAGCGTGGAAGAGGCCGTGGCCAAGGCCAAGGCGCGGCCGCCCGCCTATGCAGTGGTCGACATGCGGCTGGGCGACGGCAACGGGCTCGACGTGGTCGCCGCCATTCGCGAGAAGCGCGCCGATTCGAAGACCGTGATCCTCACCGGCTACGGCAACATCGCCACCGCCGTCACCGCGGTGAAGCTCGGCGCCATCGACTATCTCTCCAAGCCGGCGGACGCCGACGACGTGGTCGCCGCGCTGACCCGCACCGGCGCCGACCCGATCGCGCCGCCGGAAAACCCGATGTCGGCCGACCGGGTCCGCTGGGAGCACATCCAGCGCGTCTACGAGATGTGCGACCGCAACGTGTCGGAGACGGCGCGGCGCCTCAACATGCACCGCCGCACGCTGCAGCGGATACTTGCCAAGCGCGCGCCGCGGTAGGCGCGGCACTACGGGCAACGGGCCAGTTCCGCCTGGACGAACCCCCACCCCTACCCCTCCCCGCAAGGGAGAGGGAGTCGGCATCGCCGTACTTCGCTTCGGACCGTTCGCTGCACGCTCAAGCGGCCCGAGATCCCCTCCCCCTTGTGGGGAGGGGTAGGGGTGGGGGTAAGCTTCGTTGCCACCTACCCCAGCGGAGCAAACAATTGGCAACCGACAGCCCTTCTCCTCACTGGCTCCGCACGCCCTCCGGCCTTCTCCGCGCCCGCGGGCTCGGCCTGCCTTTTTCCGGAGAGCCGGGGCCGTTCAACGCCATCACCGACGTCGCCGGCGTCGAGGTCGGTTACTCC
It encodes:
- a CDS encoding ActR/PrrA/RegA family redox response regulator transcription factor: MTADTTQPALAPGEDASLLIVDDDKPFVTRLARAMESRGFDVETAESVEEAVAKAKARPPAYAVVDMRLGDGNGLDVVAAIREKRADSKTVILTGYGNIATAVTAVKLGAIDYLSKPADADDVVAALTRTGADPIAPPENPMSADRVRWEHIQRVYEMCDRNVSETARRLNMHRRTLQRILAKRAPR